The following coding sequences lie in one Streptomyces xiamenensis genomic window:
- a CDS encoding MSMEG_4193 family putative phosphomutase, whose translation MPTMLLLRHGRTTANSAGLLAGRAPGTALDDFGHEQAAALPGRLAGVPLAAAVHSPLQRCVETLAPLRAARPDLPVYEEERVIECDYGEWTGRALRELAEQPLMATVRTRPSAVRFPGGEALRGMAERVVAAAQEWDARIAREHGEAAVWLLCTHGDNIKALVADALGLHLDHFQRIAPHPASVTAIRYGDHPLLLRFGDTGDLREFVPHTPAGERDRTAETEAPVGGGA comes from the coding sequence ATGCCCACCATGCTGCTGCTGCGCCACGGCAGGACCACCGCCAACTCCGCCGGACTGCTCGCCGGGCGAGCCCCCGGCACCGCCCTCGACGACTTCGGCCACGAGCAGGCAGCCGCGCTGCCCGGGCGGCTGGCCGGGGTGCCGCTGGCCGCCGCCGTGCACAGCCCGCTCCAGCGCTGCGTGGAGACCCTGGCGCCGCTGCGCGCCGCCCGCCCCGACCTGCCGGTGTACGAGGAGGAGCGGGTCATCGAGTGCGACTACGGCGAGTGGACCGGCCGCGCGCTGCGCGAACTCGCCGAGCAGCCCCTGATGGCCACCGTCCGCACCCGGCCCTCCGCCGTACGCTTCCCCGGCGGCGAGGCCCTGCGCGGGATGGCCGAGCGGGTGGTCGCCGCCGCGCAGGAGTGGGACGCCCGCATCGCCCGCGAGCACGGCGAGGCCGCGGTGTGGCTGCTGTGCACCCACGGCGACAACATCAAGGCGCTGGTCGCCGACGCCCTCGGCCTCCACCTCGACCACTTCCAGCGCATCGCCCCGCACCCGGCCTCCGTCACCGCCATCCGCTACGGCGACCACCCCCTGCTGCTGCGGTTCGGCGACACGGGCGATCTGCGCGAGTTCGTACCGCACACCCCGGCGGGTGAACGCGACCGCACCGCCGAGACCGAGGCGCCGGTCGGGGGCGGTGCCTAG
- a CDS encoding LLM class F420-dependent oxidoreductase translates to MRLGINLGYWGAGMDADNLEVAKEADRLGYAVCWAAEAYGSDAPTVLSWVAAHTERIDIGSAILQIPARAPAMTAMTAATLDSLSGGRFRLGLGVSGPQVSEGWYGVTFDKPLARTREYVQIVRTAMSRQRLTHEGEHWTLPLPGGPGKPLKLTVHPVREHIPLYIAAIGPKNLRQTGEIADGALLIFFSPEHAEATTLGALREGRAAVGADLTGFDIAPTVPIAVGQDLDTLADHFRPYTALYVGGMGSREQNFYNRLARRMGYEKEAAEIQDHYLAGDKAAAAAAVPRSLIDSTTLIGPVERIADRMRAYAEAGVTTLSLAPAGLTLQERLGALRTGAEALERAGLG, encoded by the coding sequence ATGCGGCTCGGAATCAACCTCGGTTACTGGGGCGCCGGAATGGACGCCGACAACCTCGAAGTGGCCAAGGAGGCCGACCGGCTCGGCTACGCCGTCTGCTGGGCAGCGGAGGCCTACGGCTCCGACGCGCCCACGGTGCTGTCCTGGGTCGCCGCCCACACCGAGCGGATCGACATCGGCTCCGCCATCCTCCAGATCCCCGCCCGCGCCCCGGCCATGACCGCCATGACCGCCGCCACCCTCGACTCCCTGTCCGGCGGGCGTTTCCGGCTGGGCCTCGGCGTCTCCGGGCCGCAGGTCTCCGAGGGCTGGTACGGCGTCACGTTCGACAAACCGCTGGCCCGCACCCGCGAGTACGTGCAGATCGTCCGCACCGCCATGTCCCGGCAGCGGCTGACCCACGAGGGCGAACACTGGACCCTCCCGCTGCCCGGCGGCCCCGGCAAGCCCCTCAAGCTCACCGTGCACCCGGTCCGCGAGCACATCCCGCTCTACATCGCCGCCATCGGCCCCAAGAACCTCCGCCAGACGGGTGAGATCGCCGACGGCGCGCTGCTGATCTTCTTCTCGCCGGAACACGCCGAGGCCACCACGCTGGGCGCCCTGCGCGAGGGCAGGGCGGCCGTCGGCGCCGATCTGACCGGCTTCGACATCGCCCCCACCGTCCCGATCGCCGTGGGCCAGGACCTGGACACCCTCGCCGACCACTTCCGCCCGTACACCGCCCTGTACGTCGGCGGCATGGGCAGCCGCGAACAGAACTTCTACAACCGGCTCGCCCGGCGCATGGGGTACGAGAAGGAGGCCGCCGAGATCCAGGACCACTACCTGGCCGGCGACAAGGCCGCCGCGGCCGCCGCCGTACCCCGCTCGCTCATCGACTCCACCACCCTCATCGGGCCGGTGGAGCGCATCGCCGACCGGATGCGCGCCTACGCCGAGGCCGGCGTCACCACCCTGTCCCTCGCCCCGGCCGGGCTCACCCTCCAGGAACGCCTCGGCGCCCTGCGGACCGGCGCCGAGGCCCTGGAACGGGCCGGCCTGGGCTGA
- a CDS encoding DUF3090 domain-containing protein, with protein MSRQVFLYDPPERFVAGTVGLPGRRSFFLQATAGPRTTSVALEKAQVEALAQRIDELLDEVVRRSGGSTTVPAVAPTEVADTGPLQVPVEEEFRVGTMALAWDGDNERMIVEAQALVELEADSEEEFAEAEERLLRDDENGPPMLRVRLSGTMARAFAKRALEVVGAGRPPCPLCSLPLDPEGHVCPRQNGYRRSRT; from the coding sequence GTGTCCCGTCAGGTGTTCCTCTATGACCCTCCGGAACGATTCGTCGCCGGGACGGTCGGACTGCCTGGCCGGCGCAGCTTCTTCCTGCAGGCCACGGCCGGCCCCCGCACCACCAGCGTCGCCCTGGAGAAGGCCCAGGTCGAGGCGCTCGCCCAGCGCATCGACGAACTGCTTGACGAAGTGGTGCGCCGCTCCGGCGGGTCCACCACCGTCCCGGCCGTCGCCCCCACCGAGGTCGCCGACACCGGGCCGCTCCAGGTGCCCGTCGAGGAGGAGTTCCGGGTCGGCACCATGGCCCTGGCCTGGGACGGCGACAACGAGCGGATGATCGTGGAGGCCCAGGCCCTGGTGGAGCTGGAGGCCGACTCCGAGGAGGAGTTCGCCGAGGCCGAGGAGCGGCTGCTGCGGGACGACGAGAACGGCCCGCCCATGCTGCGGGTGCGGCTGTCCGGCACCATGGCCCGTGCCTTCGCCAAGCGCGCCCTGGAGGTGGTGGGGGCGGGGCGCCCGCCGTGCCCCCTGTGCAGCCTGCCGCTCGACCCGGAGGGACATGTATGCCCGCGCCAGAACGGGTACCGGCGCAGCCGGACATGA
- a CDS encoding aldo/keto reductase: MDLRHLGHTGLRVSRLGLGTLRWARDTEEQDAAELLKMFWEAGGTLLDTADVYADGGAEYLLGRLLDSLVPRSELVIATKAGSVPDPDRRFDGSRGHLLAALDASLERLGTDYVDLWQVHAFDPMTPLEETLQALDIAVSSGRVRYAGVSNFCGWQLAKAATWQLGVPGARTRLASTQMEYSLLQRGVEREVLPAALDLGVGLLPSSPLGRGVLTGKYRHGTPPGSRGASTTLAGFVAPYLDGAGRRVVDAVATAADGLAVTPAQVALAWIRDRPGVAAPIVGARTAHQLHEALSVEDLRLPDEICRALDDISAPVHQYPDHEWSSL, translated from the coding sequence ATGGATCTTCGGCATCTGGGCCACACCGGCCTGCGCGTATCCCGGCTCGGGCTCGGCACGTTGAGGTGGGCGAGGGACACGGAGGAGCAGGACGCGGCGGAGCTGCTGAAGATGTTCTGGGAGGCGGGCGGCACGCTGCTCGACACGGCGGACGTGTACGCGGACGGCGGGGCCGAGTACCTGCTGGGCCGGCTGCTGGACTCCCTGGTCCCCCGGTCCGAGCTGGTGATCGCCACCAAGGCGGGCAGCGTGCCCGATCCCGACCGGCGCTTCGACGGCTCGCGCGGCCACCTGCTGGCGGCGCTGGACGCCTCGCTGGAACGGCTGGGCACCGATTACGTCGATCTGTGGCAGGTGCATGCCTTCGATCCGATGACCCCGCTGGAGGAGACGCTCCAGGCCCTGGACATCGCGGTGAGCAGTGGGCGGGTGCGGTACGCCGGAGTCTCCAACTTCTGCGGCTGGCAGCTGGCGAAGGCGGCGACCTGGCAGCTGGGGGTGCCGGGGGCCCGCACCCGGCTGGCGAGCACCCAGATGGAGTACTCCCTGCTCCAGCGCGGTGTGGAGCGCGAGGTACTGCCGGCCGCCCTGGACCTGGGGGTGGGGCTGCTGCCGTCCTCCCCGCTGGGACGCGGGGTGCTGACGGGCAAGTACCGGCACGGCACCCCGCCGGGTTCGCGCGGGGCCTCCACGACGCTGGCCGGGTTCGTCGCCCCGTACCTGGACGGGGCGGGGCGACGCGTGGTGGACGCGGTGGCCACCGCGGCGGACGGCCTCGCCGTCACCCCGGCACAGGTCGCGCTCGCCTGGATACGGGACCGGCCCGGGGTGGCCGCCCCCATCGTCGGCGCCCGCACGGCACACCAACTGCACGAGGCGTTGTCAGTGGAGGACCTTAGGCTTCCTGACGAGATCTGCCGCGCGCTGGATGACATCTCGGCGCCGGTGCACCAGTACCCGGACCACGAGTGGAGTTCGCTGTGA